In Gimesia benthica, a single window of DNA contains:
- a CDS encoding sialidase family protein, whose product MKLFQNLSLSSIIIMFLLMQTASAADPGTLSLKQKQMLKATSPLFKAIYQNHSGQAMIKLNGVSTDNGLTWEPVKPTPDFDKDLPYGYRRSHYGLWRDPVNGNILSLFNCMDTPDKDPKAHEPRWQWHWYYLRYRVSTDGGRSYLYDKPIVQKGKEYSPEYPVDGVHISQNCFFLGDLGCDPIRTREGTILVPMQMPPLADDGKSLHNPGGGWYWLQTRILIGRWTENNDLEWESSEPIEGDGKRTVRGLYEPTLAQMPDGNLICIMRGSNGGKSDPSNKLPSRKWISISQDGGHKWSKPEPWTYSDGEPFFSPSSMSELIKHSNGRTYWIGNISEKNCQANHPRWPLVIGEVDPKTYGIIRDNLVVIDTKQPDEEDVNLSHWHSIEDRQTGNIVITTSRASKGYKSRTPVIYTIGVEGARSQ is encoded by the coding sequence ATGAAACTGTTCCAGAATCTGAGCTTATCATCCATCATCATAATGTTTCTGCTGATGCAAACCGCCAGCGCAGCAGATCCGGGAACGCTTTCGCTAAAGCAGAAGCAAATGCTTAAAGCGACGTCACCATTGTTTAAAGCCATCTATCAGAATCATTCTGGTCAGGCAATGATTAAACTGAATGGCGTTTCAACTGATAACGGTCTCACATGGGAGCCTGTGAAACCCACTCCCGATTTTGACAAAGACCTTCCCTACGGCTACCGACGCAGCCATTACGGCCTCTGGCGAGATCCGGTCAATGGCAACATTCTGTCGCTTTTCAATTGTATGGACACACCTGATAAAGATCCCAAAGCACATGAGCCGCGCTGGCAATGGCACTGGTACTACCTTCGCTACCGGGTCTCGACTGATGGAGGACGCAGCTACCTGTACGACAAACCCATCGTCCAAAAAGGAAAAGAGTATTCCCCCGAGTACCCGGTCGACGGTGTGCACATCAGTCAGAACTGCTTCTTCCTCGGTGATCTTGGCTGTGATCCGATTCGCACCCGCGAGGGCACGATCCTGGTTCCCATGCAAATGCCCCCGCTGGCAGATGACGGAAAAAGTCTTCACAATCCCGGCGGTGGCTGGTACTGGCTGCAAACCAGAATCCTCATCGGACGCTGGACGGAAAACAACGATCTTGAATGGGAGTCGTCAGAACCGATCGAAGGCGATGGGAAACGCACCGTCCGCGGGTTGTATGAACCGACCCTGGCTCAAATGCCGGATGGGAATCTCATCTGCATTATGCGCGGCAGTAATGGAGGCAAGAGTGACCCCTCGAATAAGCTGCCCAGTCGCAAATGGATCAGTATCTCTCAAGACGGCGGCCACAAGTGGAGCAAGCCAGAGCCCTGGACCTACTCTGATGGAGAACCTTTCTTTTCTCCCTCTTCGATGTCAGAACTGATCAAACACTCCAACGGTCGTACTTACTGGATTGGCAACATCAGTGAGAAAAACTGCCAGGCCAATCATCCCCGCTGGCCCCTGGTCATTGGTGAGGTCGATCCGAAAACCTATGGAATTATTCGCGATAATCTGGTTGTGATTGACACGAAACAACCTGACGAAGAGGACGTGAACCTGTCGCACTGGCACTCTATTGAAGACCGCCAGACGGGCAACATCGTCATCACGACGTCCCGGGCGAGTAAGGGTTACAAAAGCCGCACTCCGGTCATTTATACAATCGGTGTGGAAGGGGCCCGTTCGCAGTAA
- a CDS encoding winged helix-turn-helix transcriptional regulator — protein MSEIDVTEVFEKCLGCRYMVTLLRRIEQGIQRPGQLEKSVDGMTAKVLSERLKRLVEYGVVEKTSYPEIPPRVEYTLSTFGQRLLEIIDEVDILHQEARLKK, from the coding sequence ATGAGTGAGATTGATGTAACCGAAGTCTTCGAAAAATGTCTGGGTTGTCGCTACATGGTGACACTGCTCCGACGCATTGAGCAGGGAATTCAACGACCGGGGCAATTGGAGAAGTCAGTCGATGGGATGACTGCGAAAGTCCTTTCGGAGCGACTCAAGCGACTCGTCGAATATGGCGTCGTTGAAAAGACGAGTTACCCCGAAATTCCTCCACGAGTCGAATACACTTTGTCTACATTTGGTCAACGTTTGCTGGAAATCATCGACGAAGTTGATATTCTGCATCAGGAGGCTCGGTTGAAGAAATGA
- a CDS encoding FMN-dependent NADH-azoreductase codes for MPHLLHIDSSPRSDRSHTRGLTADFVQRWQVNHPNSTVTYRDIGQSPLPHVTEEWIAAAFTPPNERSQAMQDALRLSNELIDELLQADVIVAGIPFYNFGMPSGFKAYIDQIVRIGRTFLFNPDNDESPYTSLVHGKRMIAVISRGDGGYGPGGRNEKNNHLDPHLRTVFRFIGVNDLEIVAAENDEHGGAALVDSLETARRELLRLATEDQPPRGELAPLTATRT; via the coding sequence ATGCCTCACCTGCTCCACATTGATTCAAGCCCCCGCAGCGACCGTTCTCACACACGTGGTCTCACAGCCGACTTTGTGCAAAGATGGCAGGTCAACCACCCCAACAGCACCGTGACGTATCGTGACATTGGACAAAGCCCATTGCCACACGTGACGGAAGAGTGGATCGCAGCGGCATTCACGCCACCGAATGAACGCAGTCAAGCAATGCAGGATGCTCTGCGATTGAGCAACGAACTGATAGACGAGCTATTGCAGGCTGATGTGATTGTTGCCGGGATTCCATTTTACAATTTCGGAATGCCAAGCGGCTTCAAAGCTTACATAGATCAGATTGTGCGTATAGGTCGTACGTTCTTATTTAATCCCGATAACGACGAATCACCGTATACATCGCTCGTTCACGGTAAACGGATGATTGCGGTGATCTCCCGTGGTGATGGTGGGTATGGTCCCGGCGGTCGAAACGAGAAAAACAACCATCTTGATCCACATTTACGGACTGTGTTTCGCTTCATCGGCGTGAACGATTTAGAGATTGTCGCCGCCGAAAATGACGAACATGGTGGTGCGGCTTTGGTCGACTCCTTAGAGACTGCTCGCAGGGAACTTCTGAGGCTTGCGACCGAAGATCAACCGCCAAGGGGTGAACTCGCGCCCTTAACCGCAACCAGAACTTGA
- the ppc gene encoding phosphoenolpyruvate carboxylase, with protein MLNRSDQRLNYLVDLLDLVVREQVGESLANVMQKIRRLAIERRSGLPDAEKRLVATLQDLEPSELRDVIRWLSLFFDLANAAEERVRIEILNERDRKSRNHGDPRSESIAAAISELHQQGLPAAEMQRWLDQLKIEPVFTAHPSEAKRRTTRQLLRGIRQVLPDIEASGKTDLEQELVADLTVLWQTDFIRPERPPVMSEVSRGLYFASTLWDVVPRIYSELKQALGQTYPNHHFEIPRVLSFGTWIGGDRDGHPFVTAEVTRETFAKLRRAAIEGHLRMCRKLRKQIVMSDQQISSEPILRERITRCCENAPELKDKLASISELETPRQFMKMLEFRLERTLDSLSQDQPAAGSYQSVEEFRDDLDKLHESVQKNRGRRIAEQYLQPWIDLARTFGLHFACLDVRQNSVVHRRCLDEVVSLQKPGNQVDALDFISTGTPCSIDVSQLSDESREVFETFTLLAEAYDQWGPESIGGYIISMTHSAQDVMTVLWLWRTAWLQQQGEGRDVPALPIIPLFETIDDLRNAASILEELLTDDIYQQYLTETDQRVQIVMVGYSDSTKDGGYLTACWELHQAQKQLAETAEKYHIGLTVFHGRGGALGRGGGPAARAIQSLPHKSVAGRLRVTEQGEVLSERYDDPVIAHRHLEQVFNATLMVSAGPRQDLDPAWAGTMEKLSTASLQKYRELIEHPGFLHYFDRATPISEIETLPIGSRPSRRKAERRTLDDLRAIPWTFAWTQSRHLLPAWYGMGTSIRKFVDQDGSTWATLRTMYRQWPMFRALIDNAELALAKADMEIAQEYAVLAHDENASELWEMISTEFELSRGSILMIKDNSELLADVDWLKKSVRSRNPYVDPLNLAQVILLERKRSAETEVADDDDLVHLIRMSIQGIAAGLRTTG; from the coding sequence ATGTTAAACCGAAGTGATCAAAGACTCAATTATCTTGTTGACCTGCTCGATCTTGTTGTTCGGGAACAGGTTGGAGAATCCCTTGCTAACGTGATGCAGAAGATCCGTCGATTGGCGATTGAACGTCGATCCGGGCTTCCCGATGCTGAGAAACGCCTCGTTGCCACCCTGCAAGATCTCGAACCGTCTGAATTGCGTGATGTGATCCGCTGGCTCAGTCTCTTCTTTGATCTGGCAAACGCCGCAGAGGAACGCGTTCGTATTGAAATTCTCAATGAACGCGATCGGAAATCCAGAAACCATGGAGACCCACGGAGCGAATCGATCGCTGCTGCCATCTCCGAATTGCACCAACAGGGACTTCCGGCTGCCGAAATGCAACGCTGGCTCGATCAGTTGAAGATTGAGCCCGTGTTCACCGCTCATCCTTCCGAGGCAAAACGACGAACGACGCGCCAGTTACTGCGGGGAATTCGGCAAGTGCTCCCCGATATCGAGGCCAGCGGCAAGACGGATCTAGAACAGGAGCTCGTGGCAGATTTGACAGTTCTGTGGCAAACAGACTTCATCCGTCCAGAACGTCCTCCGGTGATGAGTGAGGTCAGTCGGGGGTTGTACTTTGCCTCGACCCTCTGGGACGTTGTTCCCCGTATTTACAGCGAACTGAAGCAGGCACTAGGCCAGACTTATCCAAACCACCATTTCGAAATTCCGCGAGTGTTGTCATTTGGAACCTGGATTGGTGGTGACCGAGATGGTCATCCCTTTGTGACCGCAGAAGTGACACGCGAAACATTTGCAAAGCTACGACGGGCCGCTATTGAAGGCCACTTGCGGATGTGTCGAAAACTGCGGAAGCAGATCGTGATGTCCGATCAACAGATCTCTTCCGAACCAATCCTGCGCGAGCGGATTACACGTTGTTGTGAGAACGCACCCGAACTCAAGGATAAACTGGCCTCTATCTCAGAATTGGAAACGCCCCGGCAGTTTATGAAGATGCTGGAGTTTAGATTGGAACGAACTCTCGATTCGCTTTCCCAGGATCAGCCTGCGGCCGGTAGCTATCAATCTGTTGAAGAATTCCGCGATGATCTGGATAAGTTACATGAGAGCGTTCAGAAAAATCGGGGAAGAAGAATTGCCGAGCAGTATTTGCAGCCCTGGATCGACCTGGCGCGTACCTTCGGACTTCACTTTGCTTGCCTCGACGTGCGACAAAATTCGGTTGTTCATCGCCGCTGCCTGGATGAGGTCGTCTCTTTGCAGAAACCGGGCAACCAGGTCGATGCCCTGGATTTTATTTCAACAGGCACACCATGCAGCATCGATGTCTCTCAACTGAGCGACGAGTCCCGTGAAGTTTTTGAGACGTTTACTTTATTGGCGGAAGCCTACGATCAGTGGGGCCCGGAATCGATTGGCGGTTACATCATCAGCATGACGCATTCCGCTCAGGACGTGATGACAGTCCTCTGGCTGTGGCGAACCGCCTGGCTCCAGCAACAAGGCGAGGGTCGCGATGTTCCGGCTTTGCCGATCATTCCTCTGTTTGAAACGATTGACGATCTGCGGAATGCTGCGTCAATTCTCGAGGAACTTCTCACAGATGACATTTACCAGCAGTACCTCACAGAGACGGACCAGCGGGTTCAAATTGTAATGGTCGGATACTCCGACAGTACCAAGGATGGCGGGTATTTGACGGCTTGCTGGGAATTGCATCAGGCCCAGAAGCAACTCGCGGAGACTGCGGAGAAGTATCATATCGGACTGACGGTTTTTCACGGACGCGGCGGAGCGCTGGGCCGAGGTGGCGGGCCTGCCGCACGAGCAATTCAATCCCTGCCCCACAAATCCGTGGCGGGGCGATTGCGGGTAACGGAACAGGGGGAAGTTCTTTCGGAACGATATGATGATCCCGTGATCGCGCATCGCCATCTCGAACAGGTCTTCAATGCCACACTGATGGTGAGTGCGGGCCCGCGGCAAGATCTGGATCCTGCGTGGGCAGGTACGATGGAGAAACTCTCCACGGCTTCTCTGCAGAAGTATCGGGAGTTGATTGAGCATCCCGGTTTCCTGCATTATTTTGATCGAGCGACACCCATCAGCGAAATTGAAACCTTGCCGATCGGTTCCCGACCCTCCCGCAGAAAAGCGGAACGTCGAACCCTGGATGATCTTCGTGCCATTCCCTGGACGTTCGCCTGGACGCAATCCCGTCATCTCTTACCGGCCTGGTATGGAATGGGAACCTCGATTCGAAAGTTTGTCGATCAGGATGGCTCGACCTGGGCGACGCTTCGCACGATGTACCGCCAATGGCCCATGTTCCGAGCATTGATCGACAATGCGGAACTCGCCCTGGCGAAGGCTGACATGGAGATCGCGCAAGAGTATGCTGTCCTGGCCCACGATGAGAATGCATCCGAGCTCTGGGAAATGATCTCTACGGAGTTTGAATTGAGTCGCGGTTCGATTCTGATGATCAAGGATAATTCTGAATTGCTGGCCGATGTTGACTGGTTGAAGAAGTCGGTACGAAGCCGTAACCCTTATGTTGACCCACTCAACCTCGCGCAGGTCATTCTGCTGGAACGGAAACGCTCTGCAGAAACTGAAGTAGCAGATGATGACGATCTGGTTCACCTGATTCGAATGTCGATTCAGGGCATTGCTGCGGGTTTGAGAACAACGGGTTAA
- a CDS encoding cytochrome P450: protein MNQADLEGTAVAREIAANFQNYLLDLAVRECDSNSDTLFRRLVTRHADGDLSEKDLISSSFLLLSAGYETAMNLIGNSALTLLTNRGLWNEIQSGQHELATVVEELFRWECPLEFSTLRVAIRKIELQGVSIEPGEKVLFCFYAANRDPQYFMAGEQLQFQCRHATAHMSFGFGMHYCLGAGLARLESEVAISSLLRTFPEMRLNPEQPEPRWLPGLTMRGLDQLPVRFDSEGLLPEGSE from the coding sequence TTGAATCAGGCTGATCTGGAGGGGACCGCAGTTGCACGTGAGATCGCTGCGAATTTTCAGAATTACCTGTTGGATCTTGCTGTCAGGGAGTGTGATTCAAATTCTGACACCTTATTCAGGCGTCTGGTAACGCGTCATGCTGATGGTGATCTCTCGGAGAAAGATTTGATTTCCAGCAGTTTTCTGCTTTTATCTGCAGGATACGAGACGGCTATGAATCTGATTGGAAACAGTGCCTTGACACTGTTAACGAATCGTGGGCTCTGGAATGAGATTCAAAGTGGTCAACATGAGCTGGCAACTGTAGTGGAGGAACTGTTCCGTTGGGAGTGCCCGTTGGAGTTCAGTACTCTACGCGTGGCGATCAGGAAGATCGAACTTCAAGGTGTCAGTATTGAGCCGGGTGAAAAAGTGCTTTTCTGTTTCTATGCGGCAAACCGCGACCCTCAATATTTTATGGCAGGAGAACAGCTTCAATTTCAATGCAGGCATGCAACGGCTCACATGTCGTTTGGCTTCGGCATGCATTACTGTCTGGGGGCAGGTTTAGCGCGACTCGAAAGTGAAGTTGCTATCTCATCACTCCTCAGAACATTTCCCGAGATGCGTTTGAATCCGGAGCAACCAGAACCTCGGTGGCTTCCCGGATTGACGATGCGCGGTTTAGATCAACTCCCCGTTCGATTCGATTCAGAAGGTTTATTACCTGAGGGAAGCGAGTGA
- a CDS encoding cytochrome P450: MLDYDLTRRLINSPDLSKDFKKCVVGASNDSSEASASDLHPVYQHLHTTDPPEHTSLRSLLATEFTRSRVLQMRPQIQEIADRLIADMTAMREANLLQVFAHLFHCMSSASSRGCRNAT, encoded by the coding sequence GTGCTGGACTACGACCTGACGCGGCGCCTGATCAATTCTCCGGATCTGTCGAAGGATTTCAAAAAGTGTGTAGTGGGAGCATCCAATGATAGTTCGGAAGCATCAGCTTCAGATTTGCATCCTGTTTATCAACATCTGCATACCACCGATCCCCCCGAACACACTTCCCTACGCTCGCTGCTTGCTACGGAATTCACTCGCAGTCGAGTCTTACAAATGCGCCCTCAAATTCAGGAAATCGCAGATCGACTGATTGCTGATATGACTGCAATGAGGGAGGCAAACCTGCTACAGGTGTTTGCTCACCTTTTTCATTGCATGTCATCTGCCAGTTCCCGGGGGTGCCGGAACGCGACATAG
- a CDS encoding sulfatase family protein, which translates to MTDQRPNIIFIITDQQRFDTIHAAGYDFMETPHLDRLHREGIVFNNCFITAASCAPARASLFTGHYPHTTGILKNADTWKHGWIENLQEGGYQTVNIGKMHSWPYTTPLGFDQRYVVENKDRYLEGRYFYDEWDKALRARGLVKQQRELYRQLPDYRESLGAFDWLLDEDMHPDMFVGNMAVDWIRNYPVSEPLFLEIGFPGPHPPYDPIPRYTESYLKKDLNIAPVLESDLTHQPDPLKAMRIHNNEVDHDSVVHLLEPTEEQRHRQRAYYLANVTMIDEKVGEIMTALEEKGLLDNSIVIFSSDHGDCLTDHGHSQKWTMYDVITRVPMIIWAPGRFGEPRAIDGLVQQMDLGPTLMELADIPIPEPMAARSLLPLLESGPEAASCLRDVVFAEQAKDGILTTSKFMTMVRTQDWKLVHFLDEPWGQLFDLTPDPLEVDNLWDAPEHAEKKKELLAILREWRIRDSYENSDLWEEYR; encoded by the coding sequence ATGACAGATCAACGACCAAACATCATATTCATCATTACCGATCAGCAGCGCTTCGATACGATTCATGCTGCCGGCTATGATTTTATGGAAACGCCCCACCTGGATCGTCTGCATCGCGAGGGAATTGTATTTAACAACTGTTTTATCACCGCTGCTTCCTGTGCTCCTGCGAGAGCATCGCTCTTTACAGGTCATTATCCACACACGACGGGGATTCTGAAAAATGCAGATACCTGGAAGCATGGCTGGATCGAAAACCTGCAAGAGGGTGGTTATCAGACGGTCAATATCGGCAAGATGCACAGCTGGCCCTACACGACTCCTCTGGGATTCGATCAACGGTATGTTGTGGAGAACAAAGATCGCTACCTGGAAGGTCGTTACTTCTACGATGAGTGGGACAAAGCCTTACGAGCCCGCGGTCTGGTGAAACAGCAACGGGAACTCTACCGCCAGTTACCTGATTACAGAGAAAGCCTGGGCGCCTTTGACTGGCTGCTGGATGAGGATATGCACCCTGACATGTTCGTGGGGAACATGGCGGTCGACTGGATCCGCAATTACCCCGTGAGTGAACCGCTGTTTCTGGAAATTGGGTTTCCCGGCCCGCATCCTCCCTATGATCCGATTCCGCGGTACACCGAGTCTTATCTGAAGAAAGATCTCAACATCGCACCTGTTCTGGAAAGTGATCTGACACACCAGCCGGACCCGTTGAAGGCGATGCGAATTCATAACAACGAGGTTGATCATGACTCAGTCGTGCATCTCCTCGAACCCACGGAAGAACAGCGGCACCGACAGCGCGCCTATTATCTGGCGAACGTCACGATGATTGACGAAAAGGTGGGGGAGATTATGACTGCTCTGGAAGAGAAGGGACTGCTCGACAACTCAATTGTGATCTTCAGTTCCGATCATGGCGATTGCCTGACAGACCATGGACACAGTCAGAAATGGACCATGTATGACGTTATTACACGTGTGCCGATGATTATCTGGGCGCCGGGTCGCTTTGGCGAACCGCGGGCGATTGATGGTCTGGTTCAGCAGATGGATCTGGGTCCCACATTGATGGAGCTTGCTGATATCCCCATCCCGGAACCAATGGCAGCACGCAGCCTGTTGCCGTTGCTGGAATCAGGTCCTGAAGCGGCGTCATGTTTACGTGACGTCGTTTTCGCTGAACAGGCCAAAGACGGTATTCTGACAACCAGCAAGTTTATGACCATGGTGCGGACGCAGGATTGGAAACTGGTTCACTTTCTGGACGAACCGTGGGGACAGTTGTTTGATCTCACACCCGATCCCCTGGAGGTAGACAACCTCTGGGATGCGCCGGAACATGCCGAAAAGAAGAAAGAGCTGCTCGCCATCCTCCGCGAGTGGCGTATTCGCGACAGTTATGAAAACTCTGACCTCTGGGAAGAGTATCGGTAA
- a CDS encoding DUF1592 domain-containing protein yields MISRFSFNSVFVAIWLSPLFSQGAEPASDPQTDTFSTIIQPAFQQFCVKCHGKNGKVEGEVNLLRLENSDQLISTPETLQDLIDAIDSGYMPPESEQPLSEMTRTQLVASLKTYLKQSIESAENVPGTPIRRMNRFQYNNAVQDLFQLKVEVFSLPERMMREYDNYFQPQTGKMPQQVRVGSRPLGKSQLIEKRLGGVAAFPQDLRAENGFDNRADHLSLSPLLLESFLRLSRSIVFSTDFNSKTCGIWKEFFAPPAEGTAEETQAIVEARLRKFLTRAFRRPASDKLVERYTSYVISQIQQQKSFTESMQEAAAAVLASPQFFYLYDQPAEGATPNQTDIDDFSLASRLSFFLWGSIPDQPLLDLAAAGKLHEPDVLTEQVDRMLHDERLKRFCDSFPTQWLQLERIISSTPDRQRYPQFYFSKYRASMHMMLEPLLLFETLLIEDQSVLKLIDSDFSYRSDLLDAWYRNGTRGNPGSPVTVQFRRVPVKNRRQGGVITNAAVMTMTSNATRTQPITRGAWIAGVILNDPPKPPPADVPLLEDKPKSGEENLTLRERFAAHREHASCAGCHQRIDPLGFALENYDAAGLWRKTYPNGRMVDASGKLLSKHEFANIIEFKDALLTEKDRFTRAFAAHLLAFALGREMGTADSFALEKIVTETAAADYRFQSLIKQIVLSRPFSQGTVRQGNQAVSLNQQTHPENIP; encoded by the coding sequence TTGATATCACGATTTTCGTTTAACAGTGTTTTTGTGGCGATCTGGCTTTCGCCCCTGTTTAGCCAGGGAGCTGAGCCTGCGTCTGATCCACAGACTGACACTTTCTCTACCATCATACAGCCGGCCTTTCAGCAGTTCTGTGTTAAATGTCACGGCAAGAATGGAAAAGTTGAAGGCGAAGTCAATCTGCTCAGACTGGAAAATTCCGATCAGCTGATAAGCACTCCGGAAACGTTGCAGGATTTAATTGACGCGATCGACTCCGGATACATGCCACCTGAAAGTGAACAGCCTCTTTCTGAAATGACGCGTACGCAACTGGTAGCCAGTCTGAAAACATACCTGAAGCAATCGATTGAATCAGCGGAGAACGTGCCGGGCACACCGATTCGGCGAATGAACCGGTTTCAGTACAACAATGCCGTTCAGGATCTGTTCCAGCTGAAAGTGGAAGTCTTCTCACTCCCAGAACGGATGATGCGGGAGTACGACAATTACTTTCAGCCACAAACCGGAAAAATGCCTCAGCAGGTGCGAGTCGGCAGTCGTCCGCTGGGCAAGTCGCAGTTGATCGAAAAACGCCTGGGCGGAGTAGCTGCATTTCCACAGGACCTGCGGGCCGAAAACGGGTTTGATAATCGAGCCGATCACCTTTCGCTTTCCCCACTACTGCTGGAATCATTTCTGAGACTGAGCCGTTCCATTGTCTTCAGTACCGACTTCAACTCCAAAACCTGTGGTATCTGGAAGGAGTTCTTTGCACCTCCGGCAGAAGGGACAGCGGAAGAAACACAGGCGATCGTGGAAGCACGCTTGAGGAAATTTCTGACACGCGCTTTTCGACGTCCTGCCAGCGACAAACTTGTGGAGCGTTATACCTCGTATGTTATAAGTCAGATACAACAACAAAAGTCTTTTACGGAAAGTATGCAGGAAGCGGCAGCAGCGGTACTGGCTTCGCCCCAGTTTTTCTATCTGTATGATCAGCCAGCCGAGGGAGCCACTCCGAATCAGACAGACATTGATGATTTCAGTCTGGCTTCGCGTCTCTCGTTTTTCCTCTGGGGAAGTATTCCTGACCAGCCCCTGCTCGACCTGGCTGCGGCTGGAAAACTTCATGAGCCTGATGTGCTAACCGAGCAGGTTGACCGCATGCTGCATGACGAACGCCTGAAGCGATTCTGCGACAGCTTTCCCACCCAATGGCTGCAACTGGAACGCATTATCTCTTCCACTCCTGATCGTCAGCGGTACCCGCAGTTCTACTTTTCCAAGTACCGCGCCAGTATGCATATGATGCTGGAGCCATTACTCTTGTTTGAAACCTTACTGATTGAAGATCAGTCCGTCCTCAAGTTAATCGATTCCGACTTCAGTTATCGTAGTGATTTGCTGGATGCCTGGTACCGCAATGGGACGCGCGGAAATCCAGGCTCACCGGTGACAGTGCAATTTCGACGTGTGCCTGTCAAAAACCGGCGGCAGGGCGGAGTCATCACCAACGCAGCCGTCATGACGATGACATCGAATGCCACGCGAACTCAGCCGATTACCCGCGGTGCCTGGATTGCGGGCGTCATTCTGAACGATCCCCCCAAACCTCCGCCCGCTGATGTCCCCTTACTGGAAGACAAGCCGAAGTCTGGCGAAGAAAACCTCACATTGCGTGAGCGATTCGCTGCCCATAGAGAACATGCCAGTTGTGCTGGCTGTCACCAGCGGATCGATCCACTAGGTTTTGCGTTAGAAAATTATGATGCAGCCGGCCTCTGGCGTAAAACATACCCCAACGGGCGAATGGTCGACGCCAGTGGCAAGTTGCTCAGCAAACATGAATTCGCAAATATCATCGAGTTCAAAGATGCTTTGCTGACCGAAAAGGATCGCTTTACCCGCGCGTTTGCAGCACATCTGCTTGCATTTGCCCTGGGACGCGAAATGGGAACTGCTGATTCATTCGCTCTGGAAAAGATTGTGACGGAAACAGCAGCCGCAGATTACCGCTTCCAGTCTCTCATCAAACAAATCGTATTAAGTCGCCCTTTCTCACAGGGTACAGTCAGGCAGGGAAACCAGGCTGTGTCATTAAATCAGCAAACTCATCCTGAAAATATTCCGTAA